DNA sequence from the Sinorhizobium sp. RAC02 genome:
ACGGTCGGCTCGATTCCTGCGTGCTGGATCAATTCGAGAGCATTGCGGGAGGTCCCGCATTCGGGATTGTGATAAATGGTGACGTCCATGATCATTCGGCTCCTTGAACGGTGATTGGGGGAATTTCGTTGCGACGTTCTGCGAAGAGCCATCCTGCAAGGGCAGCGGCGATCAGCGCGCCGAAAACTTGTGCAACGATGAAACCGGGCAGATCGGTCGGCCGAATGCCGGAAAAGGTATCCGTCACGCTCCGGGCGATCGCGACTGCCGGATTGGCAAATGACGTCGACGCCGTGAACCAATAGGCGGCGGTGATATAGAAGCCCACCAGGGCCGGGATTGCGTCGATCTTGAAGCGCAAGCCGCCGAGGATCGTCAGCAGCAGGCCGAAGGTCGCTACCGACTCCGCGATCCATTGGGCCGACCCGGTGCGCACCGTCGCGGACAACTGGAATATTGGAAGGTCGAACATGGCATGCGCGACCAACGTTCCGAATACGCCGCCGACGATCTGGGCAAGGATATATGGTGCAACCGCGGATGCCTCGAACTCGCGTCTGACCGCGAACACTATAGTGACAACCGGGTTGAAGTGCGCGCCAGAGATCGGACCGAGGATCGAAAGCAGGACGAACAGTATCGCGCCTGTCGGAATGGTGTTGCCCAGCAAGGAAACGGCCACGTCGTCGGTCAGGCGGTCAGCCATGATACCCGAACCGACGACGGTGGCGACGAGGATCGCGGTGCCAAGCGCTTCCGCGACGAGGCGACGGCCGAGATCGACAGTCACGTCACTCGGCCTTCTGGTTGTTTTGCCCGATATCGTCAAGCCGCTTCTGGAGCGCCAGTTTGTCGAGGCTGGTCATCGGAAGGCTGGTGAAGATGGAGAGACGGTTGTTGAGCATCCGGTAGGTATCGTCGAAAGCGAGATGCTTCTCGGCCTCCGTCCCTTCGGCGGCCGTGGGATCGGGTACGCCCCAGTGGGCGGTCATCGGCTGACCCGGCCAGACGGGACAAGCCTCGTTGGCCGCGTTGTCGCAGACAGTGAACACGAAATCCATCTGTGGAGCGCCCGGCACCGCAAACTCTTCCCAGTTCTTCGATCTGGCGAAGCTGGTATCGTGATTTAAGGTCTTCAGGAGCTGGAGCGTATAAGGGTGGACCTCCCCCTTCGGCTGGGAGCCGGCCGAGTAGGCCTTGAACTTGCCCTGGCCGACCCTGTTAAGGATAGCCTCCGCGATGATGGAGCGGGCGGAATTGCCCGTGCACAGGAAGAGCACGTTGAATGTCTTGTCGGTCATCGTGGTTCTCGTCGTTGGCTCAGTTAGCGTTGGCTGCCTCATCAGGCAGGCAGCATGGGGTAAGTTCCTTGATCAACGGAGCGCAGAGCTCGGCATTGCCACCGCAGCAATCCCTGATCAGGTAGAGTGTAACTTCACGAAACCGATCGAGGTCGGAACGATAGATGATCGAGCGACTCTGGCGGTCGCCGCGGACCAGTCCGGCATTGGCGAGGATCGATAGATGGGCCGACATCGTGTTTTGCGGCACGCCGACAAGGCGCGCCAACTCCCCTGCCGCGACACCGTCCGGTTCCCGCGCGACAAGCAGGCGGAAGGTCTGCAGACGCGTGGGCTGGGCAAGTGCGGCGAGCGCCGCTATCGTTTGAGTCTTATCCATATATCCAGAGTAATGGATTATTTGACGTTGTCAATATATGGGTCCGTGTCATTGCGCGCCTTGTCGGCGTTATGCGTCCGGGCGATGTGGCGCTCCCGATTCACCGGCAAGCTGCGGCTGAGAACGACGAGCCTCGCAAACGCATTGATCCAAACGGACGATCACCTCCCGAGGCATTTAAAGCTCGGCGAATTGCTTTTTGGACGCGTTTCCCGTAGGGGGATCGCACAATCCTTTACGTGAGATCGACCCATGAGAATGCCGCAGCGCAGCTTCGTCGTTGAATTCAACTCGCGTTCCCGGCAAACTAAAGCAAGCAAGCCCGCGTCAATCTGGGCTGACACGGATTTGAAGGCAGTCGCGCGGCAGGTCGAAGAGCAATCCGCACATCTGTTCGATCAGTCAGCGGATAGAGAGGCGGCCAAGGCTGCAGCTTCCCGGTTGGAAGCGCCACCTCAGGTCCCCTCCGCGCTGCAGTGTTCGACTTTACCTTCGGAGTCCGAGACCCCAATGGCCAAATCGCAGGTCACTGACGTTCGGCTCGCAGACAACACGATGGCGAAGGATGTTAAAAATGGGCCGCCCGAAACGGCCGGGCAGCCACCTGCCGCTTCCGAAACAGCGGCTCCTGCGCCTCAACGCATGACGGTACGCAAGATAAAAACGCGCGCAGTGCAATCCGAGCGCAAAGCCGCGCCACGAACGGCGCCAGCAGGCGGCCTCAATGCGCAGGAGGCATTCGCTTCGGCTACCGATCTCGCCGCCCTTGAAGGGGAAAACAGGCGGCTGAAAGCGCTGTTGCGGGAACATCTCTCTGCTGAACACGCACAGCTAGCAGCCATGCTTCTGCGCTTTCAATAGGCTGTCTTCCGTACCCTTCTCGTCAAGGTACGATCTAGGTTGCGCTCCAACGCTTCGGGATCACGCCTTAAGCGTCAGGACCGCCAAATCGCTCCAGCATTTTATGAAGTTGAGCATTCTGCTGCTTCAGTTTCTCCGCCAGCTGGCGCGTTAACGCCCGGATCTCCACATCAACCCCGGCGACCTCCGCATGGATGTTGGCGCCGGATGGTCTGGTGGAGGTTTGACGGTCGGCCGCGGCCTCCACCTCCTGGTTCACCGGCTCGGTTGGAGCCGGCTTCTTGCCTCGTCTCGGCCGCGTAACTGGCGGTGTGCTGGCGATCGCCGCTTCGGGCTCCCTTTTGCTCTTTTGAGCAAGACCTTGATTGGATCTTTTGGATGAACGCGTCGCTACACGATCGATAGCGTCGAGGTTCGCAAGAGAAATGCCGTCATCGGCTTTGGCGTCCGCCAAGATCGTTTCGTCGGCGTGCGTAACATTCTCGCGCTTGAGTTCAAGGAAGGGCTGAACCGGCGCCGAAGAAGACGAGGAAGTCTCCTGCCCATCGGCCAATTCCTGCGCCTCTTCCGGCGATCGCCGCCGGAAGACCAGTTGTCCAATCATTTTCCACGGTGACTTCATTGTGCTTCAACCTCTGGCGTCCGCAGCATGACGTCACGTATTCTACCGCGGGTTCGCGGCGAACCCGAGGCGCGAGAAGTGTTATCGCGCTTGCAACCGAACTGGCTCGGACGCGACCCTGTCATTACATCAGGCCAGACCGAGCCGTTTACGCAGATCCGCGTTTTCCGAACGCAGTTTCTCGGCCAGCGTTTGGCGAAGACGCTTGTTCTCTTCTTCCAGCTGCAGAAGTTCCGCCATCTCGTCCAGAGCAGGAGCGGAGGCTTTCGCTATGGCCTTCGCCGGCTTGACAGCGGCAGGAGTTCTTTTGGCCCTGGTTTTGATCGGCTTTTCCGTGATCACCGCGACGTTGGTATCAATGCCAGCGTTTGCACCGTGCTTCTTACGCTGTTTTGCAACAGTCGCAGTCTCCAGCGACGCAGCCTTCGAGTCAGGAGTAGATTTCGCGCGCCGAGGAGCTCGCTGCTTCTTCTGCACCGGAGCATTCACCTCTGTCGATGCCACTTCACCGTTCTCGATCGTGTTGTTTACATCAGCCATAAATTGTCTCCCTCTAAGCCTTGATCGCCTTTGTCCGTCGGCTTGAAGATCGAGTCAATATCTTCGCGTCTCTACTGGAACACGCTGGCTATCAATGGAAGAAAATGGCGCACGCGCCTGCAACGAAACCGCCG
Encoded proteins:
- a CDS encoding MIP/aquaporin family protein, giving the protein MTVDLGRRLVAEALGTAILVATVVGSGIMADRLTDDVAVSLLGNTIPTGAILFVLLSILGPISGAHFNPVVTIVFAVRREFEASAVAPYILAQIVGGVFGTLVAHAMFDLPIFQLSATVRTGSAQWIAESVATFGLLLTILGGLRFKIDAIPALVGFYITAAYWFTASTSFANPAVAIARSVTDTFSGIRPTDLPGFIVAQVFGALIAAALAGWLFAERRNEIPPITVQGAE
- a CDS encoding arsenate reductase ArsC, with translation MTDKTFNVLFLCTGNSARSIIAEAILNRVGQGKFKAYSAGSQPKGEVHPYTLQLLKTLNHDTSFARSKNWEEFAVPGAPQMDFVFTVCDNAANEACPVWPGQPMTAHWGVPDPTAAEGTEAEKHLAFDDTYRMLNNRLSIFTSLPMTSLDKLALQKRLDDIGQNNQKAE
- a CDS encoding metalloregulator ArsR/SmtB family transcription factor, whose product is MDKTQTIAALAALAQPTRLQTFRLLVAREPDGVAAGELARLVGVPQNTMSAHLSILANAGLVRGDRQSRSIIYRSDLDRFREVTLYLIRDCCGGNAELCAPLIKELTPCCLPDEAANAN